In Oncorhynchus clarkii lewisi isolate Uvic-CL-2024 chromosome 24, UVic_Ocla_1.0, whole genome shotgun sequence, one DNA window encodes the following:
- the LOC139382274 gene encoding C5a anaphylatoxin chemotactic receptor 1-like: MDDLGSIFTDEELRLLNFTEWEFVELEDLGPVLGPRHLSALVFYSLVFLLGVPGNALVVWVTGFRMPRSVTSLWFLNLALADLLCCLSLPLLMVPLAMDQHWPFGPVACKLLKGLIYLVMYCSVLLLVLISLDRWLLVSLPVWCQNWRRPRKAAWVCVGLWLLALLGSIPQFVYVKEVQLSTSKSECLGSHTIVSGWTITTVRFLLGFVMPFITIVACHWVVYSRAGRGSGVGSGRVSEVRSRRTLRVIFAVLLSFFLCWVPLHILDFLILLTPRHSSHSANIQLAHTLALCLAYCNSCLNPLIYVCLGRGFKQSINRSLRSMLNFATEEPLPRKSMSKSTSERTQEMNIM, from the coding sequence ATGGATGATTTGGGCTCGATTTTCACTGATGAGGAGTTGCGCCTCCTGAACTTCACTGAATGGGAATTTGTCGAGCTTGAGGACCTTGGTCCTGTGCTGGGGCCCCGTCACCTGTCCGCCCTGGTGTTCTATAGCTTGGTCTTCCTGCTGGGGGTCCCGGGCAACGCTCTGGTGGTGTGGGTGACGGGCTTCCGCATGCCGCGCTCCGTCACCTCTCTGTGGTTCCTCAACCTGGCCCTGGCTGACCTGCTGTGCTGCCTGTCCCTGCCCCTCCTCATGGTGCCCTTGGCCATGGACCAGCACTGGCCCTTTGGCCCCGTGGCCTGCAAGCTGCTCAAGGGACTCATCTACCTGGTCATGTATTGTAGCGTGCTGCTGCTAGTACTTATCAGCCTGGACCGCTGGCTGCTGGTCAGCTTgcccgtgtggtgccagaactgGAGGAGGCCACGCAAGGCCGCCTGGGTATGTGTCGGGTTGTGGCTCCTGGCCCTGCTGGGCAGCATCCCCCAGTTTGTCTACGTGAAGGAGGTCCAGCTAAGCACCAGTAAATCAGAGTGCCTGGGATCTCACACTATAGTTAGCGGCTGGACTATCACTACAGTACGCTTCCTGTTGGGTTTTGTGATGCCATTCATCACCATCGTGGCGTGTCATTGGGTTGTGTATAGCAGGGCCGGGCGGGGGTCTGGGGTGGGGTCTGGGAGGGTGAGTGAGGTGCGCTCCAGACGCACCTTGAGGGTCATTTTTGCTGTGTTGCTGAGCTTCTTCCTGTGCTGGGTTCCACTGCACATATTGGATTTCCTGATCCTATTGACCCCCCGGCATTCATCGCACAGCGCCAACATACAGCTGGCCCACACCCTGGCCCTCTGTCTTGCCTACTGTAACAGCTGCCTCAACCCTCTGATCTATGTGTGTCTGGGACGAGGCTTTAAGCAGAGTATTAATCGTTCCCTGCGCAGTATGTTAAACTTCGCCACCGAGGAGCCGCTACCCAGAAAGAGCATGTCCAAGAGCACATCAGAAAGAACCCAGGAGATGAATATAAtgtaa